The Hymenobacter chitinivorans DSM 11115 genome segment TGCCGCCCAGAATGGCCGTCAGGCGCAGTTGGTCGCCGCCGGTAAACCAGAAGCCGGCGGCTTCATTTACCAGTTGCAGGGTTTTTTCGTCGTTGGCGTCGGAGCGCTGCTGCACGTTGAGGGTTTCGATCCGGCCAACTCCCAAGCGGCGAAATACCTCGTGGTAGTCGCGGGCGGCTTCTTCCGGCACCGACGAAGCCGTTGGAACAACGAGTACCAACGGGTCGTGCCCCACGAGTTCTTGCACGAAGCGCTGAAGAATACCGTCGGGAACGAAGTTGCGGTTGTTGTCCTGATTAGAGCCTTTTTCGGGCTCTTCGCCCTTGTTTTCATGGCCTCCCACGGCAATCAAAATGCCCTGGGGAAGCGGACAGGTGGGGCGGCTGGGGTCCTGTGAACGGGTGGTTTTTTTCTTGCGGCCAGGCATGGCAATACAGTAAATAAGAACATGAGTGCTGTTCCTTTCCTTACTACATGCGAGAATTTGCCCGGCGGGGTTGCCGGATAGGTGCGCTTATTTGAAGAAGCCCACCCTGGGAGTGGTCCGGGTAACCCTAGCGGTAGCTACTGAAACTAAAATAATTAAGCTAGTCTGCCGGCATGGCTGCCGGAAGGGCTACAATAGCATTGCATCTGAACGGAGCCCAAAATTACGTAGTGCTACCCCGCAAAATACGTATTTGACTTGCCGCTAAGCAACGGCGGCCACTTACTTCACCAACCCGCTGCTGACGGCGAATTTGATGAGGGCGGCGGTGTTTTTGGCCTGGGTTTTCTCGATGATGTTCTGGCGGTGGGTTTCAATGGTGCGCTTGCTGGTGAAGAGCTTATCGGCAATTTCGGCGTTGGTCAGCCCTTCGGCAATGAGCTGCAGCACTTCCAGCTCCCGCGTCGATAAATCAGCCGGGCGGGGCTCCAGGCTTTCTTCCCACTGCTTTTCCATGTTCAGCGTAAGCTTACGCAGCAGCTCCAGCGCTATTTCGGTGCACAGAAACGGATGGCCTACTGCCACCGTCCGAATGGCGTGCAGAATTTCGGCAATGGCAGCATTCTTCAGGATATACCCCGTAGCACCGGCATCCAGGGCCTGCGCCACGTAGCGCTCATGCTCGAGCATGGATAGAATCAGCAGCCGCGTTTCGGGGTGCTGGGTCCGCACCAGGGGCAAGACGGCAAAGCCATCCAGCTCGGGCATGGTCAGGTCCAGCAGCACGATGTCGGCCGGGGTGGTGGCCAGCAAATCCAGTAGCTGCTGACCATTGCTGGCTTCGCCCACTACTTCAAAGTCGGGCTCGGCAACCAACAACGCCCGGATACCTTCCCGGAGAATTGTATGGTCGTCGGCTAAGATGATACGAGTCATGCGTTGGAGCCCAAAAGGATGAAGCGCTGGAAAGAAACTAACAATTTCATTACAACCCGTTTGCGAGGATAAGGTTGGACCAGAAAATGAGTTTCAGATGAGCCCATGATTAGAAAAAGAGGGCACCTCTCCGGGACATGCGTCCTGCCACATCAAACGCTGATCTTTTTCCGTACCACCCAATACCCACCTCTAGTCAGCGGCAAAGGTAGGCAACAATAGGTATTTATACGGACCAAAAATGGCGCGGAGCCGTAATACGTGGTAAATACGGCTTTTGCCTTTCACCTGCTGCTTCGGGGAGTGGAGCGCTTAATATTGCAGTTTACCAGTCGTGTGCCAGGAGTTATGGGCACGATAGCGGGACAGCGGCAGCCAGAAGCAGCAGGAGGGAATGAGCCCGTCATTGTTGAAAGCAAGTGCCAGTCTTTTTCACGGGGCCTGTCACGCTCGGTTTAACACTGATTCCCCTATGATT includes the following:
- a CDS encoding response regulator — translated: MTRIILADDHTILREGIRALLVAEPDFEVVGEASNGQQLLDLLATTPADIVLLDLTMPELDGFAVLPLVRTQHPETRLLILSMLEHERYVAQALDAGATGYILKNAAIAEILHAIRTVAVGHPFLCTEIALELLRKLTLNMEKQWEESLEPRPADLSTRELEVLQLIAEGLTNAEIADKLFTSKRTIETHRQNIIEKTQAKNTAALIKFAVSSGLVK